The proteins below are encoded in one region of Methanobacterium sp.:
- a CDS encoding PRC-barrel domain-containing protein — translation MVELTNLYNLDVYTTRGKYVGRIQDVILNIKKGRVSTLKAVATNPDKKSVGIKDVITKSIRIVPEGDEIRPLREEGTVEIPYDRVQAVGDILLISPEIKETAVPTSTET, via the coding sequence ATGGTGGAATTAACGAATCTGTACAACTTAGATGTGTACACCACCCGCGGAAAGTACGTGGGACGCATCCAGGACGTGATCTTAAACATCAAAAAAGGTAGGGTTTCAACCCTAAAAGCCGTAGCCACAAACCCTGACAAAAAAAGTGTGGGTATTAAAGATGTTATAACCAAAAGCATACGAATAGTTCCTGAAGGAGACGAAATACGACCTCTTAGAGAAGAAGGAACTGTGGAAATACCATACGACCGGGTTCAGGCAGTGGGAGACATTCTACTTATTAGTCCAGAAATTAAGGAAACAGCAGTACCTACCAGTACGGAGACTTAG
- a CDS encoding aspartate dehydrogenase, translated as MRVGILGCGAIANIITNFAREGKLGVEINFFYDRDMERAENLASQVDGRVVLDMEDMLNHVDLVIEAASPRAVEEMVPPILKAGKDVIIMSVGGLIDSEIRGNLQKLAKENNCRIYAPSGAIVGLDGIKAASLGKIEHITLVTRKPPRSLGITTEKETILYEGKASEAVQKFPLNINVAATVSLAAGHEIDVKIIADPQVDRNMHELEVVGDFGEFRTMTSNLRCSMNPKTSVLAAYSAIKLLNSLNENLLVGT; from the coding sequence ATGAGGGTCGGCATTCTGGGATGTGGCGCCATAGCGAACATTATAACTAATTTTGCCAGGGAAGGGAAGCTTGGCGTTGAAATCAATTTTTTTTATGACCGAGATATGGAAAGAGCCGAGAACCTGGCCTCCCAGGTGGATGGTCGGGTGGTTCTGGACATGGAAGACATGCTTAACCATGTCGACCTGGTGATTGAAGCTGCTTCCCCCCGGGCAGTGGAAGAAATGGTACCTCCCATCCTTAAAGCAGGTAAGGATGTTATTATTATGAGTGTGGGAGGACTTATTGACTCCGAAATTAGGGGAAACTTGCAAAAATTAGCCAAAGAAAATAATTGCAGAATATACGCCCCTTCAGGCGCTATTGTGGGATTGGATGGGATTAAAGCCGCTTCTTTGGGTAAAATCGAGCATATTACCCTTGTAACCCGTAAACCACCGCGTTCACTGGGTATCACCACTGAAAAAGAGACCATACTGTATGAAGGTAAAGCCAGTGAAGCAGTTCAGAAGTTCCCCTTGAATATCAATGTGGCTGCCACGGTGAGTTTAGCTGCAGGTCATGAAATCGACGTTAAGATCATCGCCGATCCCCAAGTGGACCGGAACATGCACGAGTTAGAGGTAGTGGGAGACTTTGGAGAATTCCGTACCATGACCAGCAACCTCAGATGTTCCATGAATCCGAAAACCAGTGTTCTAGCTGCGTATTCTGCTATAAAACTACTTAACAGCCTCAATGAAAACCTGTTGGTAGGAACTTAA
- a CDS encoding tRNA(His) guanylyltransferase Thg1 family protein, with protein MKECEIFSSLKVPCTSNTVVRLDGRNFSQLSRKLEFEKPYDPEFVRIIAEAACLLFQEFSPLFIYTFSDEISLLLGEIPFAGRVEKIDSVMASFLSGAFTRKIMEQEKFKGKITRTNPISFDSRVIPLSREGVMEYFQWRQLESWRNCLNGYSYWTLREDHSKEEAMEILHKKKSSQLHDLLFKKGIKLAEMPAWQRRGVGIYKKMVKIEGLNPLTQKKVTSNRKKIFIDWELSLFDEEFFRVNSLLK; from the coding sequence ATGAAAGAATGTGAAATATTTTCGAGTTTAAAGGTTCCCTGTACTTCAAATACTGTGGTCAGACTTGATGGCAGGAATTTCTCACAGTTATCCCGTAAACTGGAGTTTGAAAAACCATACGACCCGGAATTTGTTAGGATCATTGCTGAAGCAGCTTGTCTGCTTTTCCAGGAGTTCAGTCCCCTATTTATATATACCTTTTCCGATGAAATCAGCCTGCTTTTGGGAGAGATACCATTTGCAGGGAGAGTTGAGAAAATAGATTCAGTTATGGCCAGTTTTTTAAGCGGAGCGTTTACCCGGAAGATCATGGAACAGGAGAAATTCAAGGGAAAAATTACCAGAACAAATCCCATCTCCTTTGATTCAAGGGTGATCCCCCTGTCTCGTGAGGGAGTAATGGAGTACTTCCAGTGGAGGCAGCTGGAATCCTGGAGAAACTGTCTGAACGGATATTCTTACTGGACTTTACGGGAGGATCATTCTAAGGAAGAGGCAATGGAAATCCTCCATAAAAAGAAGAGCAGTCAGTTGCATGATCTGCTTTTTAAGAAGGGCATTAAACTGGCTGAGATGCCAGCCTGGCAGAGAAGAGGGGTGGGGATCTACAAAAAAATGGTCAAAATTGAGGGTTTAAACCCACTGACCCAGAAAAAAGTCACATCCAATCGGAAGAAGATATTCATTGATTGGGAACTTTCACTCTTTGATGAGGAGTTCTTCCGGGTGAATTCACTGTTAAAATGA
- a CDS encoding Mov34/MPN/PAD-1 family protein, with translation MTEKETWMDKIIGHVLGNKDKNFHEILIDREVTDEIIQIARKAHPFEFVAMLEGKIKDETLTIDGLVFSAGETSHQGAVINTFMIPISTGTVGSVHSHPGPSATPSTADLQMFAKNGFFHLIIAEPYMEESMIGYNSFGEITSYKII, from the coding sequence ATGACTGAAAAAGAAACTTGGATGGACAAGATTATAGGGCATGTCCTTGGAAATAAAGATAAAAATTTTCATGAAATCCTTATTGACCGGGAAGTTACAGATGAAATAATCCAGATAGCCCGAAAAGCTCATCCTTTTGAATTTGTAGCCATGTTGGAGGGGAAAATTAAAGATGAAACCTTAACCATAGATGGCCTGGTTTTTTCAGCTGGTGAAACATCCCATCAAGGTGCGGTGATAAATACTTTTATGATACCCATATCCACTGGTACCGTTGGCTCAGTGCACAGTCATCCCGGCCCCAGTGCAACTCCCTCAACTGCAGATTTACAAATGTTCGCTAAAAATGGGTTTTTTCATTTAATAATCGCAGAACCTTACATGGAAGAGAGTATGATTGGATATAACTCATTTGGCGAAATAACCAGTTATAAAATAATTTAA
- the serA gene encoding phosphoglycerate dehydrogenase: protein MKVLIADQINQKGIEELEEVAEVVARTDITPEELVSDIKDFDAIVVRSRTQVTREVIEAAPALKIIARAGVGVDNVDVEAATEKGVMVVNAPESTSITVAEHTMGLVLSMSRKIAIADKSVKDGKWEKSRFMGMELNGKTLGIVGMGRIGSQVVIRAKAFGMDVMVYDPYITPEAAAELGVEVVDLETLLKNADVITIHVPLTPETKYLISNPQFKIMKENAIIVNCARGGIIKEADLYDALKADEIGGAALDVYEKEPPKENPLLELDNVVLTPHIAASTSEAQRDAAIIVAREIKKVFQGESPKNVINMPVMDKETFQLIKPFFPLAEKLGKFLIQTAKGNITELDITYCGELAEIQKHDIITRMILQEVLNPILTEPVNLVNAPGVAKNRGIIITEGKRSDSKGYKNLISIKMRADNNEVSVDGVFDKEPKIVMINTYQVDVETEGTMLIVRYKDIPGIIGSIGTKLGEHDINIAKMQVGRQAPGGEAVMVLKVDQKVSGDVEDAIKALDQVYDAVSVNL, encoded by the coding sequence ATGAAGGTACTTATCGCTGATCAGATAAACCAGAAAGGAATTGAAGAGCTGGAAGAGGTTGCAGAAGTAGTTGCGCGTACAGATATCACTCCAGAAGAACTGGTAAGTGACATCAAAGATTTTGATGCCATTGTAGTAAGAAGCAGGACCCAGGTGACTCGAGAAGTTATTGAAGCCGCTCCTGCACTTAAAATTATTGCCAGGGCCGGAGTGGGTGTGGATAATGTGGATGTGGAAGCAGCCACAGAAAAGGGAGTAATGGTTGTCAACGCACCTGAATCCACCTCCATAACCGTGGCTGAGCACACCATGGGACTGGTGTTATCCATGTCCCGTAAGATAGCCATTGCTGATAAATCAGTTAAAGATGGCAAATGGGAAAAAAGCCGATTCATGGGAATGGAACTCAATGGTAAAACATTGGGTATAGTTGGTATGGGCCGCATAGGTAGCCAAGTGGTCATCCGGGCCAAGGCATTTGGCATGGACGTCATGGTCTATGACCCTTACATCACTCCAGAAGCCGCAGCAGAACTGGGAGTAGAAGTAGTTGATCTGGAAACCCTCCTTAAAAACGCTGATGTAATCACCATCCACGTACCACTAACTCCAGAAACCAAATACCTCATCTCCAATCCACAGTTTAAGATAATGAAAGAGAACGCCATCATTGTTAACTGTGCCCGAGGCGGAATAATTAAAGAGGCAGATTTATATGACGCACTCAAAGCTGATGAAATAGGGGGCGCTGCCCTCGATGTGTACGAAAAAGAGCCACCAAAAGAAAATCCTCTTCTGGAACTGGACAATGTGGTTTTAACCCCCCATATAGCTGCTTCAACTTCCGAAGCTCAGCGTGATGCTGCCATAATTGTAGCCCGGGAGATTAAAAAGGTTTTCCAGGGAGAATCCCCTAAAAATGTTATTAACATGCCAGTGATGGATAAAGAAACTTTTCAATTAATCAAACCATTCTTCCCTCTGGCAGAGAAACTGGGTAAATTCCTGATTCAAACGGCTAAAGGTAACATAACTGAGCTGGATATCACCTACTGTGGAGAACTGGCTGAAATTCAAAAACATGACATAATAACCCGGATGATCTTACAGGAAGTCCTGAACCCCATACTCACCGAACCAGTTAACCTGGTAAACGCCCCCGGAGTTGCTAAAAATAGGGGAATAATCATTACCGAAGGTAAAAGAAGTGATTCCAAGGGTTACAAGAACCTGATAAGCATTAAAATGAGGGCGGATAATAATGAAGTTAGTGTTGATGGTGTTTTTGACAAGGAACCAAAAATAGTCATGATCAACACTTACCAAGTGGATGTTGAAACCGAAGGAACCATGCTAATTGTCCGTTACAAAGACATACCTGGCATTATAGGTTCCATTGGAACAAAACTGGGTGAACATGACATAAACATTGCTAAAATGCAGGTAGGTAGACAAGCCCCTGGGGGAGAAGCAGTAATGGTTCTTAAGGTGGATCAGAAGGTTTCAGGGGATGTGGAAGATGCCATTAAGGCTCTGGATCAGGTTTACGATGCAGTGTCAGTTAACCTGTAA
- a CDS encoding heavy metal-binding domain-containing protein: MVSVDEYVIVSSNYIPGYEITETKGFVYGLTVRSRGVGGQIGAGIRSMFGGEIKEYVSMMEETRDEAMTRAIDHAKAMGANAIISARYDSNDISDVMQEILVFGTAVVAHKVE, translated from the coding sequence ATGGTCTCAGTGGATGAATATGTTATTGTGAGCTCGAATTACATACCAGGATATGAGATTACAGAAACTAAAGGTTTTGTGTACGGCCTTACAGTTCGCAGCAGAGGTGTTGGAGGGCAGATAGGTGCCGGGATACGCTCCATGTTTGGAGGAGAAATTAAGGAGTACGTGAGTATGATGGAGGAAACCAGGGATGAAGCCATGACCCGAGCCATTGATCATGCTAAAGCCATGGGGGCCAATGCCATAATCAGCGCACGTTATGATTCCAACGATATTTCTGATGTGATGCAGGAGATCCTGGTTTTCGGAACCGCAGTTGTGGCCCACAAAGTTGAATAG